The following are encoded together in the Malaya genurostris strain Urasoe2022 chromosome 3, Malgen_1.1, whole genome shotgun sequence genome:
- the LOC131434225 gene encoding protein aubergine-like: protein MSGSNSPQEGGGRMRARGFVGSSRGGGSSGSSRGGNRHSSGAGWPGADEHGRGQVGNFQHREQQYQHVAGSSRSSRPHSSPRPDKADSQAVDEVAALEQKARPEEHAAGERAFKRGSGVAARGGMRGKRFLPEIVRTRSDTTVSKQGTSGRQIMLKTNYFRVVRNEDERIFQYRVDFTPSVESSKKMSSLMYNLKSQIGGYLFDGTLLFTRNKLCSEEIELTTKDTTTEEEYSVRLRRTGVIDGTNETAFVIFNLINRKAMAGLKLQLIGRSFFDPEAKVSVRQYGIELYPGYVTSIRQHEQEVLMCAELTHRVMRTDTCYSLFEQCMNQRGNFRDNYKRMILGSVVMTTYGKNNTYTVSDVDFNVTPESSFETKNGSLTFMQYFKDRYNVTIRDPRQPMLVSRPKPREIRAGMPELIYLVPELSRITGITDDMRKDFHLMRALADHTRLNPDKRIERLESFNRRLQQCKESSDIFKFWKTELDRRLVEVPARILPPETVFFHPEQANYQVLAGDMAEWQMAFRNNPMYLTVALTNWCVIVPSGSERLIADFMGCLKQAANGMHFQIEEPRRIIIPNDSPVVYVEQLSQIVQRDPQLIMCLVTNDKVDRYAAIKKKCCVERAVPTQVMKTRTITPKGGNVRTLMSVATKVAIQMNCKLGGIPWVLKSPLSSVMVIGFDICKDSKDRSKAYGALVASMYGGGIKHPKYFSTVSQHANGGELSNFLALNVIKAIRAYASSFNGALPQRVVIYRDGVGDGQLNYVHEHEVNSVKEKLDAAYKATELPSRLTFFVVNKRINTRLFQDRRNPSPGTVVDDVITLPERNDFYLVSQSVRQGTVSPTSYNILRDESGLSADRLQQYTFKQTHLYYNWSGTVGVPAVCQYAHKLSALAGQFLHQTPSTWLEKKLYYL from the exons ATGTCTGGTAGCAACAGCCCACAAGAAGGCGGTGGCCGAATGCGAGCTCGTGGCTTCGTGGGATCATCCCGCGGAGGAGGCTCATCTGGTTCATCTCGCGGTGGCAATCGTCACAGCAGTGGAGCCGGTTGGCCAGGTGCGGATGAACATGGACGAGGCCAAGTTGGTAATTTTCAGCATCGAGAACAACAGTATCAGCATGTTGCCGGGAGCAGCCGTTCGTCACGGCCCCATTCCTCACCACGCCCGGATAAAGCTGATTCACAAGCAGTCGATGAAGTTGCAGCACTAGAGCAGAAAGCCAGACCGGAGGAGCACGCTGCAGGAGAACGTGCTTTCAAACGTGGATCTGGAGTTGCTGCTCGGGGTGGAATGCGCGGAAAGCGTTTCCTCCCGGAAATCGTACGTACTCGATCGGACACGACCGTTTCGAAGCAAGGTACGTCaggaagacaaataatgttaaagACAAACTATTTCCGGGTTGTGCGCAACGAAGATGAAAGAATTTTCCAATACAGAGTGGATTTTACTCCCTCTGTGGAAAGTAGCAAGAAAATGAGCTCGCTAATGTACAATTTGAAATCACAAATTGGTGGTTATTTGTTTGATGGCACACTCTTGTTCACAAGAAATAAATTGTGCAGCGAAGAGATTGAGCTGACTACTAAAGATACTACAACTGAAGAAGAGTACAGTGTTAGGCTCAGACGAACCGGTGTGATTGATGGAACAAACGAAACGGCGTTTGTGATTTTCAATCTAATTAATCGTAAGGCAATGGCTGGTTTGAAACTACAACTGATCGGTCGGTCGTTCTTTGATCCGGAAGCTAAAGTATCGGTCCGGCAGTATGGCATTGAGCTATATCCAGGTTACGTTACAAGCATCCGCCAACATGAGCAAGAGGTTTTGATGTGTGCCGAACTGACCCATAGAGTCATGCGTACGGATACGTGTTATTCACTGTTTGAGCAGTGTATGAATCAAAGAGGGAACTTCAGAGATAATTACAAAAGGATGATTTTGGGTTCGGTTGTTATGACCACTTATGGAAAAAATAATACTTATACTGTTTCGGATGTGGACTTCAATGTAACTCCTGAAAGCTCCTTTGAAACTAAAAATGGTTCACTTACATTCATGCAGTACTTCAAAGATCGCTATAATGTAACCATTAGAGATCCTCGTCAACCGATGTTAGTTTCTCGACCTAAACCCAGAGAAATACGGGCTGGAATGCCTGAacttatatatttggtaccAGAGCTTTCTCGTATCACTGGTATTACGGACGATATGCGTAAGGATTTCCA TTTAATGCGTGCTCTAGCTGACCACACTCGTTTGAATCCGGATAAACGCATTGAGAGACTGGAGTCGTTCAACCGACGATTACAACAATGTAAAGAAAGCAGTGATATTTTCAAATTCTGGAAGACGGAGCTTGATCGTCGTTTGGTTGAGGTACCTGCGAGAATCCTACCTCCGGAAACTGTCTTTTTCCATCCAGAGCAAGCCAActa TCAAGTACTAGCTGGTGACATGGCCGAATGGCAGATGGCTTTCCGCAACAATCCAATGTATTTGACCGTTGCCCTCACAAACTGGTGTGTCATAGTTCCTTCTGGTTCTGAGAGATTGATTGCCGATTTTATGGGATGTCTGAAACAAGCTGCAAATGGTATGCACTTCCAAATTGAGGAACCAAGACGAATCATTATCCCTAATGATTCTCCCGTCGTTTACGTTGAGCAGTTGTCACAAATCGTTCAAAGAGATCCTCAGTTGATCATGTGTCTGGTAACTAACGATAAGGTAGATCGTTATGCCGCGATCAAAAAGAAATGTTGTGTAGAACGAGCAGTACCAACACAGGTAATGAAAACCCGTACAATCACTCCGAAGGGTGGTAACGTTCGTACATTGATGTCAGTGGCCACCAAAGTCGCTATTCAGATGAACTGCAAACTGGGTGGAATTCCGTGGGTTCTGAAGAGTCCCTTGTCATCAGTTATGGTTATAGGATTCGACATCTGCAAAGACTCGAAGGATAGATCTAAAGCATATGGTGCCTTAGTTGCATCCATGTATGGTGGAGGTATTAAGCATCCCAAGTATTTCTCAACTGTGAGTCAACACGCTAACGGCGGCGAGTTGTCTAACTTTTTGGCTTTGAATGTTATCAAAGCTATCCGAGCATACGCTTCGAGCTTTAATGGAGCATTGCCACAGCGAGTCGTTATCTACCGTGACGGTGTTGGTGATGGTCAACTGAATTATGTTCATGAACACGAAGTAAATTCAGTGAAGGAGAAACTTGATGCCGCCTACAAAGCAACGGAGCTTCCTTCCAGGTTGACATTCTTCGTTGTAAACAAACGTATCAATACTCGTTTATTCCAAGACAGAAGAAATCCCTCTCCAGGAACTGTTGTCGACGATGTCATTACCCTGCCAGAAAG AAATGACTTTTACTTGGTTTCTCAAAGCGTTCGTCAGGGTACCGTATCGCCAACATCCTACAATATTCTCCGAGATGAATCTGGATTGAGTGCTGATCGGTTGCAGCAGTATACCTTCAAACAGACCCACTTGTACTACAATTGGTCTGGAACCGTGGGCGTACCGGCTGTTTGTCAGTACGCTCACAAACTTTCGGCTCTTGCAGGACAGTTCCTGCATCAGACGCCCAGCACTTGGCTGGAAAAGAAACTATATTATCTGTAA